From a region of the Hippopotamus amphibius kiboko isolate mHipAmp2 chromosome 3, mHipAmp2.hap2, whole genome shotgun sequence genome:
- the TM7SF2 gene encoding delta(14)-sterol reductase TM7SF2 isoform X2: MASPQGSRAPLEFGGPLGAAVLLLLLPATMLHLLLVARSGPARLLGPPPSLPGLEALWSPRALLLCLAWLGLQAALYLSPARKVAEGQELKDKSRLRYPINGFQALVLTALLLGLGVSAGLPLSSLPEMLLPLAFSATLSAFIFSLLLYLKALAAPASALAPGGNSGNPIYDFFLGRELNPRICSFDFKYFCELRPGLIGWVLINLALLMQEAELRGSPSLAMWLVNGFQLLYVGDALWHEEAVLTTMDIIHDGFGFMLAFGDLAWVPFTYSLQAQFLLYHPQALGLPLASVICLINAVGYYIFRGANSQKNTFRKNPSDPRVADLETIPTATGRRLLVSGWWGMVRHPNYLGDLIMALAWSLPCGVSHLLPYFYLLYFTALLVHREARDEQQCLQKYGLAWHEYCQRVPYRIVPYIY, translated from the exons ATGGCCTCTCCTCAGGGCTCCCGGGCCCCGCTGGAATTCGGAGGACCGCTGG GCGCCgcggtgctgctgctgctgctccccgCCACCATGCTGCACCTGCTACTGGTAGCCCGCTCGGGCCCGGCACGTCTCCTGGGCCCACCCCCTTCGCTGCCGGGACTCGAGGCACTGTGGAGCCCGCGGGCGCTGTTGCTGTGTCTCGCCTGGCTCGGCCTGCAGGCGGCGCTCTACCTCTCGCCGGCGCGCAAG GTGGCCGAGGGGCAGGAATTGAAGGACAAGAGCCGCCTGCGCTACCCCATTAACG GCTTCCAGGCCCTGGTGCTGACAGCCCTGTTGCTGGGCCTGGGGGTGTCAGCGGGGTTGCCCCTGAGCTCGCTCCCGGAAATGCTTCTGCCCTTGGCGTTTTCGGCCACCCTCAGCGCCTTCATCTTCAGCCTCCTTCTGTATCTGAAGGCTCTGGCAGCCCCTGCCTCAGCCTTGGCACCTGGGGGCAACTCAG GCAATCCCATTTACGACTTTTTCCTGGGACGGGAGCTCAACCCGCGCATCTGTTCCTTTGACTTCAAATATTTCTGCGAACTGCGGCCTGGCCTCATCGGCTGG GTTCTCATCAACCTGGCCTTGCTGATGCAGGAAGCAGAACTTCGGGGGAGTCCCTCACTGGCTATGTGGCTGGTCAATGGCTTCCAGCTACTATATGTGGGTGATGCCCTTTGGCACGAG GAGGCGGTCCTCACCACCATGGACATCATACACGACGGGTTTGGCTTCATGCTGGCCTTTGGGGACCTCGCCTGGGTGCCCTTCACCTACAGCCTGCAGGCCCAGTTCCTGCTGTACCACCCGCAGGCCCTGGGCTTGCCCCTGGCCTCAGTCATCTGCCTCATCAATG CTGTCGGTTATTACATCTTCCGTGGAGCCAATTCTCAGAAAAACACCTTCCGAAAGAATCCTTCTGATCCCAGAGTGGCTG ACCTGGAGACCATCCCTACGGCCACAGGGCGGCGGCTGCTGGTGTCCGGGTGGTGGGGTATGGTCCGCCATCCCAACTACCTTGGAGACCTCATCATGGCTCTGGCCTGGTCCTTGCCCTGCG GGGTGTCCCACCTGCTGCCCTACTTCTACCTCCTCTACTTCACTGCGCTGCTGGTGCACCGTGAGGCCCGGGATGAGCAGCAGTGTCTGCAGAAGTACGGCCTGGCCTGGCACGAATACTGCCAGCGTGTGCCCTACCGAATTGTGCCCTACATCTACTGA
- the TM7SF2 gene encoding delta(14)-sterol reductase TM7SF2 isoform X1, which produces MAMLRGPWIRQGAWGGGGRGKRESGPPTRLPPCPGAAVLLLLLPATMLHLLLVARSGPARLLGPPPSLPGLEALWSPRALLLCLAWLGLQAALYLSPARKVAEGQELKDKSRLRYPINGFQALVLTALLLGLGVSAGLPLSSLPEMLLPLAFSATLSAFIFSLLLYLKALAAPASALAPGGNSGNPIYDFFLGRELNPRICSFDFKYFCELRPGLIGWVLINLALLMQEAELRGSPSLAMWLVNGFQLLYVGDALWHEEAVLTTMDIIHDGFGFMLAFGDLAWVPFTYSLQAQFLLYHPQALGLPLASVICLINAVGYYIFRGANSQKNTFRKNPSDPRVADLETIPTATGRRLLVSGWWGMVRHPNYLGDLIMALAWSLPCGVSHLLPYFYLLYFTALLVHREARDEQQCLQKYGLAWHEYCQRVPYRIVPYIY; this is translated from the exons ATGGCTATGCTGCGGGGGCCCTGGATAAGACAGGgcgcctgggggggggggggtcggggaaagAGGGAGAGCGGACCCCCGACGCGATTGCCCCCTTGCCCAGGCGCCgcggtgctgctgctgctgctccccgCCACCATGCTGCACCTGCTACTGGTAGCCCGCTCGGGCCCGGCACGTCTCCTGGGCCCACCCCCTTCGCTGCCGGGACTCGAGGCACTGTGGAGCCCGCGGGCGCTGTTGCTGTGTCTCGCCTGGCTCGGCCTGCAGGCGGCGCTCTACCTCTCGCCGGCGCGCAAG GTGGCCGAGGGGCAGGAATTGAAGGACAAGAGCCGCCTGCGCTACCCCATTAACG GCTTCCAGGCCCTGGTGCTGACAGCCCTGTTGCTGGGCCTGGGGGTGTCAGCGGGGTTGCCCCTGAGCTCGCTCCCGGAAATGCTTCTGCCCTTGGCGTTTTCGGCCACCCTCAGCGCCTTCATCTTCAGCCTCCTTCTGTATCTGAAGGCTCTGGCAGCCCCTGCCTCAGCCTTGGCACCTGGGGGCAACTCAG GCAATCCCATTTACGACTTTTTCCTGGGACGGGAGCTCAACCCGCGCATCTGTTCCTTTGACTTCAAATATTTCTGCGAACTGCGGCCTGGCCTCATCGGCTGG GTTCTCATCAACCTGGCCTTGCTGATGCAGGAAGCAGAACTTCGGGGGAGTCCCTCACTGGCTATGTGGCTGGTCAATGGCTTCCAGCTACTATATGTGGGTGATGCCCTTTGGCACGAG GAGGCGGTCCTCACCACCATGGACATCATACACGACGGGTTTGGCTTCATGCTGGCCTTTGGGGACCTCGCCTGGGTGCCCTTCACCTACAGCCTGCAGGCCCAGTTCCTGCTGTACCACCCGCAGGCCCTGGGCTTGCCCCTGGCCTCAGTCATCTGCCTCATCAATG CTGTCGGTTATTACATCTTCCGTGGAGCCAATTCTCAGAAAAACACCTTCCGAAAGAATCCTTCTGATCCCAGAGTGGCTG ACCTGGAGACCATCCCTACGGCCACAGGGCGGCGGCTGCTGGTGTCCGGGTGGTGGGGTATGGTCCGCCATCCCAACTACCTTGGAGACCTCATCATGGCTCTGGCCTGGTCCTTGCCCTGCG GGGTGTCCCACCTGCTGCCCTACTTCTACCTCCTCTACTTCACTGCGCTGCTGGTGCACCGTGAGGCCCGGGATGAGCAGCAGTGTCTGCAGAAGTACGGCCTGGCCTGGCACGAATACTGCCAGCGTGTGCCCTACCGAATTGTGCCCTACATCTACTGA